CGGTGAAGCCTGCAACCACGATCATGACCACGAACATGAAGAAATGGTTCTTACGCTAACTGATGAAAATGGTAAAGATGTAGAAATGGTGCTGGTAGAGACCTTTGACGTAGAAGATCACGTTTACGCCCTTCTGCTGGAGCGAGGCAATCCTGAAGCGGATGGCATTATTCTTCGTATGGAAGAAGAAAACGAAGAAATGGTGCTTTACAATATTGAGGACGAAGATGAATGGAAACGTGTAGAAGCTGCATATAGCGAGCTTGTTGCCCAATACGAATAGAATTGGATACAGCAGCTGTTAGAAGCTCTTCAAGACATTAAAAAGCCCCCGAATGGGGGCTTTTTTTGTTGACTATCAACATGTATTGCAAGCACGGACTCTCAGATCGGCATTATGAAATAGCGTCCGTTTCGACGATAACCTTCACCTGATGTACCGTTCGATCCTCAGGTCCTTTAACAGGCAGGCCTACTTCCACATGATCGACAATATAATCAATATTGTCCTGCGAAATCACTTCTCCCGGCAGCAAGATCGGAATACCCGGTGGATATACATAAATAAACTCCGCAATAATACGACCAGCCGATTCCTTGAATGGAACTACTTCCGTATCTCCGTAAAAAGCGTCTCTCGGAATGAGGGAGAGCTGCGGGATATCAGGTATTTTTACAATCAGCTCATGCTGCTGACCTGTAGAATAATGTATAGAAGCCAGTTCGCGCAGAGCTTTCAATAAAATCTCAACATCCTCTTTGGTATCCCCGGGGGTCACCAGACAGAGAATATTGTACATATCGCTAAGCTCAACCTCGATATTGTAGTGATCTCTCAGCCAATTTTCCACATCGTATCCGGTAAGGCCCAAGTGGCGGATATGAATCGTAATTTTGGTTGGATCATAATCATAGGTAGCTTCGGTGCCAAGAATCTCACTGCCAAAGCAATACAGCCCTTCAATCTTGTTGACCTCTGCCCGGCAATATTCAGCCAGATCCAGAGCGCGTTGAGCTATTTCATGGCCGTTAAGCGCCAGGTTGCGTCGGGATGTGTCCAACGAAGCCAGCAGAATATACGAAGTGGATGTCGTCGTCAGCATACTGAAAATAGTTTGTACACGCTGCGGATTAATGTATCCGTTCTTTGTATTCACATTCAGAATCGAGCTTTGGGTCAGGGAACCGCCCAGCTTGTGAACGCTGGTAGCTGACATGTCTGCTCCCGCCTCCATGGCGGACATCGGCAGATCAGTATGAAAATGAATCAGTACACCGTGAGCCTCATCGACCAGGACCGGCACATTATAGCTGTGAGCGAGATCAACAATTTCCTTCAGATCGGCGCACACACCGTAATATGTCGGGTTGATGACAAGGACGCCCTTGGCGTCAGGGTGACGTTCCAATGCCCGGCGTACGGACTTGGTTGTAACCCCGTGGTGAATACCAAGATTCTCATCACTGACTGGAGATATGAATACCGGCTTTGCACCAGCAAAGATAATGGCAGACATTATGGATTTGTGTATATTTCGGGGTACAATAATTTTATCACCCGGCAAGCAAATGGACATAATCATAGTGATGATGGCTCCACTTGTTCCCTGTACACTGTAATAAGTATAATCAGCTCCGAAGGCTTCTGCTGCAAGCTTTTGAGCTTCTTCGATGACGCCTGACGGCTGATGCAGATCGTCCAATGGAGCGATGTTGATCATATCTATGGAAAAGGCATTATCCCCCATAAATTCGCGAAATTCCGGATCTGCTCCCACTCCCTTTTTATGACCTGGGATGTGAAATTGAACCGGGTTGCTCTGAGCATGCTTTTTCAAAGCAGTAAAAAGCGGGGTGTTGCTTTGATTCATTAGTGTTGTCACAACCTTTCATGCAGGATTCGACAATCCTGTGCAATTGATAATAGAACAAAATTGAGTATAGCAGTTTGAAGTAGGAATGCAAGCGGTTAAGGATGCATTTATTTGTGGAAAAGTGGAGTAGTGGAAGAACCTGGACTTGATAACTCAAAAAACGAAGGTGAGGATGTGGGACGGATGAGGCAAATTGGACAGGAAAAAGCTCCACGACGGCTGTGGTCTCCTTTTTTTGCGCAATTATGGGTGCTGGTATTTTTGGTCGAATTTATGAAAGGTTCTCTACTGGTGGCCATCCTACCGGTATATATGGGGGAAACACTTGGGCTGTCAGCGGGCATTATTGGTTTGGCCTTTTCGCTTCAATATTTTGGCGACAATGCGTTTCGGGCGCCGGCGGGCTGGATGGCTGAACGGCTCGGCTACCGTGGAACGATGTCGACCGCGCTGTTATTTACACTTGTAGCGATCATTACGCTAAGCGTGCTCAGGGAGCCTGTGTGGCTCGTGGCAGCATGTCTGCTGCTCGGACTTGGCACCTCTCCGCTCTGGCCTTGTGTCATGACTGGAACGACCGAAATGTCTGGACCTAATAACAGCAACGGCGCAGCGATGGGAACATTGGAAATTGCGTCCATGGGCGGGACGGGGCTAGGGCCGCTTGTTATGAACTTTGCTATGTCATATTATGGGCATTCTTACGGAATGGTGTTCATGATTTTGATAGGATGCAGCATTGTATTGTTGCTGGTTGCTCTCATGCTGCCTGGATCGAACAAAACAACTGCTACAGAAAATCCCGAGCGAAGCGCTGCAGTGTCTTCCGGTGGGACCATCAAGCAGAAGCAGCAACTATGGAAAGGAATCAAGGAAACGATCAGCACGCTCAAAACAAAGCTAAACGTCAATCCACTTATTTATCCGGCTCTGTTTTTACAGTCGTTTGTTATCGGTCTGATCAGCCCGGTACTGACGCTGTACGCACGGACGGACCTCGGAATTTCACCGAACCTATACAGCGTGCTTTTGATTGCAGGCGGTGGGGTGACTGTGCTGGCACTGATTCCGTGCGGTAAGCTGGTTGATCGACTTGGAACGGAGTATTTTCTGCATATTGGCTTTTTGCTTGCCGGCATCACGTTGTTTTTCTTCTCAACCGTCCGATCTATTCCGTTTGTGTTCATAGCCGTAGCGCTGATTGGTTTGGGATATGCTCTCATTTTGCCTGCATGGAATACATTTCTAGCCAAACTGATCCCGGAAAGCGAACGAGCAACAGTATGGGGCTTTTTTCTAACGCTCCAAGGCTCGGGGATGGTTATCGGTCCGCTCGTGTCAGGAGTGCTATGGGACCGTGCAGGTCACACAGCCCCATTTATTATCAGTGGTGTCGTGATGCTGCTTATGTTCGGCTGCCATTTGGCTCTGGCGCGTCGTCCGCGTAGAAAAACCGTTGTTAAGGCCTGAACTATGCTCTTAAAAGCGGATCAGGGCTGCATTTATCGGAAGTTATTCTTTTGGAAACGCCATCCGGTACAGCGGCAGCAAATACTCAAAGGTGGAGCGTACCGTCTGCAGCAGCGCTGCTCCGTCACTGGCCAGAGGGTCATTCCGATCAATACGGAGCCCACACATGATCTCGGCTTTTTTCACCTGCTGCAGCTTGTTAATGATGGTTTGAAACTCTTTCGTGTCCATTTGTTGCTGCTCTGTGCCTTCTGGATTCATGTGGTCCATGGACCAGTAAAAATGCCCCGGTATGTTGGAGCGTACATCGCTCAGGTTGGCTTCAAGCGCCTGGGCAAACGTGATTTTGTTCGGACTTTCATAAATGACTGCGAATATGACGAAAATATGGGAAGCAAACATACCTACCTCGAAATGCGGCAAGGCCTTATATCCGCGCTTATTTGCTGCCCAGGCTACCCAAGTATCTATCGGGGGATTGACCTTGCGTCGTGCATGCTTGGCAACGTGAACGTGCATAGGCTCGCCACATAATTCTGTCAGGAACGGGGCTAACTCCTCGCCAATTGCCTCCAGCTTGGGCCGCAGCTGCTGAACTAGCACCTCCATGCGAGGCTCCAGCCCCGGTACTTCAAAAACCTCAAAATCCTCTGCGGTAAATCCACTGAATGTCATTCCGTTTCCTCCTGTATCTCTGGGGTAAGCCATATCGTTTGGCGTACTATGTCCGATTATAGCATAATGCTGGTGGGCTTGACCGACTTTAGACCAGGCTCGGTACAAGCATATAAGGCAAAAGTAGGATTGTGCGCTGTTACTCATAAAAATAGGTCAAATAACCAAGTACCCTTACATAAAATGAAGTATAAAATAGAGCAAAGGAAGATCAAGCGGGAAAGCCGCAGGCTGCTGTAGCCGGACTTCTTGAATCGGACTTGAAAAAGGAGGGAATGCCGTGAACAAGGGCTGTGAGGTAGAATATTGTAATCTAGAGCTCCGGTTTAGCCGTCGGCATATCCATAATCTGATCAAGGATTTGATATCGGAAGGGTATTCGCTGTACTGGAGCGAGGATGAGTCGTATCTGGTTTTGTCGGTGAGAACCGGGCGCAAGCTGGTGAAGCTCCGTTTTCAACAATTGCGCACAGGGCATTACAAGTTGGCTGGAGATTATGTGATCCGCGACGCCAAGCTGGCCGAGTGGCTGGAGAAGCTGATTGGAAGCACCCGAGGTCATGCCATTGTCAAAAGAGTCAAGGACCATCATATTTTAGTGGAAAATATTTTGTTCGGTGAGGTCATTCGTCTGGTCGAGGTAACTGGCTTTAAGCAGCGTGTTATTTATCAGAAGGGACCGGTGCTGTCCGTACAGGAAATGGAGGATATGTACACCTCCAATGAAGGCGAAACCCGGTTGCTGTTGCTCAAAATGGAAGTAGACGATGTGTTGGAGAAGCTGTTTATGGCGATGGGTGAGGGAAATACGGCGAAAGCAGGGAAATGCCAGGAACGCCTGCAAACGCTATCCCGTCAATTGCTAATGATGGAAGCGTAGTACTTTACATCGGAACACCTCATGAAAATGGGGTGTTTTGCTCTGCGAATAGACAGGGGTTCACTTCTGACACCAAAAACGTTAAAATAGAAGTGCACGTGTTCCGATTCACATAAAGTGTAATGCGGTAAAACGGCGATATAGAATAAAAAATATGTTGCAAAGGATGAGGAACCAGATGGCAAAACAGCAGATTGGTGTGATCGGCCTGGCGGTAATGGGTAAGAATTTGGCCCTTAATATTGAGAGCAGAGGCTTCACAGTCTCGGTTTTTAACCGCTCTCCAGAAAAAACGCATGATCTTCTCAAAGAAGCAGAAGGTAAAAAACTGACGGGTACTTTCTCCATTGAAGAATTTGTGAACTCACTGGAATCGCCCCGTAAAATCCTGATCATGGTTCAAGCGGGTAAAGCAACAGATGCCACGATTGAACAGCTTGTGCCTCATCTGGACAAGGGCGACATTATTATAGACGGAGGCAATGCCTACTTCCCTGATACACAGCGCCGCAGCAAGGAGCTGGAGGAAAAAGGACTTCGCTTTATTGGTACAGGCGTATCCGGTGGTGAAGAAGGTGCCTTGAACGGTCCTGCCATCATGCCGGGTGGACAAGAGAGTGCCTACAAACTGGTAGAACCGATTCTGACGGCGATCTCTGCAAAAGTGAATGGCGACCCGTGCTGTACATATATCGGTCCTGACGGTGCTGGCCACTATGTGAAAATGGTGCATAACGGCATCGAGTATGGTGACATGCAATTGATTGGTGAAGCTTATCACCTGTTGAAATCTGTCCTGAACGTGAGCGCGGAAGAACTGCATGAAATCTTTACGGAATGGAATAAAGGCGAACTGGACAGCTACTTGATCGAAATTACGGCTGACATTTTCTCTAAATATGATCCTGAAACAGGCAAACCAATGGTAGATGTGATTCTGGATGCCGCAGGTCAAAAAGGTACAGGTAAATGGACAAGCCAAAGCGCGCTGGATCTGGGTGTGCCTCTGTCCATGATAACCGAGTCCGTATTCTCCCGTTTCTTGTCTGCCATGAAAGACGAGCGTATTGCTGCAAGCAAAGTGCTGAGTGGTCCTACTGTTGAATCCTTCAGCGGCGACAAAAAAGAATTTATCGAAAACGTACGTAAAGCACTGTTTGCAAGTAAAATCGTGTCTTATGCCCAAGGATTCGCTCAAATGCGCGCAGCTTCCGATGAATACAATTGGGATTTGAAATACGGAAATATCGCCATGATCTTCCGTGGCGGCTGCATTATCCGTTCGCAATTCCTGCAAAACATCAAGGATGCCTATGACCGTGATCCTGCCCTGAAAAATCTGTTGCTGGATTCCTACTTCAAAAACGTAGTAGAAAATTATCAAAATGCATGGCGCCAAGTGATTTCTGTGGCTGTATCTCAAGGTATTCCAGTGCCTGGATTCTCCAGCGCGCTTGCATACTATGACAGCTACCGCACTGAACGTTTGCCAGCAAACCTGCTGCAAGCGCAACGTGACTACTTTGGTGCACATACGTTCAAACGTGTGGACAAAGAAGGCGTATTCCATCACCAATGGTTCTAATGAACGATCTGGCGGATATACAAGGATAGCAGTATAAAATAAAACGGAAGCTTTTTTGGCCCGACCGGGTAAAAGAAGCTTCCGTTTTTTGATGTGCGCGTCAAAGGGGATCATACGGAGAGGATTGTGTAACCTTTTAACGCTGTGGTATGATAAGAACAGATTTTAATGCGTTAACGCGTTTATGCTTTTTACTGTTCTTGTAACCATTGCAGCATGCCGCCGGTCATGTTAGTGCAGCCTTCATAACCGAGCTGCTGCAAATATTCGCAGGCCCGTTCGCTGCGATAACCGCTCCGGCAAATAAAGATGATTTCACCGGTACGTTCAATTTCCTCAAGACGGCCCGGAAGCTGTCCGAGCGGAATGTGCTTGGCACCTTCAATCATGCCTTCCGCTACTTCTTCCGCCTCGCGGACGTCGATCAATTGCAGTTGTTCTCCTGCTTGCAGGCGTGCGCGAAGCTCAGAAGGTTCAATCAGGGCGATTTGCGTCATGGCTGGACCTCTTTTCTGATGTGAAATGGGTATTGCGTTGTGTTATTAATATGTGCGAAATATCACACTCTCTATGTATGATAGCGAAGCTATCTCTAAGCTGTCAATTGTGCTTATCCTGAAGACAGATGGAGATTAATGAACATGTCGGATTAAACTCCGCCAGACCTAAATGAATATTATATATTTTTTGGTGGAGAAATGAATGCTACAGCTTGTATAATTAATGTAAACTAGGATGGTTTGAATCGAAAAGGAGCATGTACAATATGGATGTTATCGTTAGACCTACCCCTTCCTTGCAAGGAGAGATTGGGGCCTTGTCCTCCAAAAACTACACTACTCGTTATTTGCTCACAGCGGCACTCGCGGATGGAAAAAGCACCATTTATTATCCAGCCCATAGCGAAGACAGTGATGCCATGCGACGTTGTATCGCTGATCTGGGCGCAGTGCTGGAGGAGGATGACGAGAAGATAGTTATTACAGGCTTTGGCAGCCATCCTCGATCCGTGAAGGAGCTAAATGTGGGGAATGCCGGAGCGGTGCTTCGTTTTTTGATGGCAATTGCATCCTTGTGTCCGGATGTTACTTTCGTTAATACATATCCTGACTCATTGGGTAAACGCCCGCATGACGATCTCATCGATGCGCTGGGCCAGTTGGGTGTGAAGGTGGACCATCGCGAAGGTAAGTTGCCGATTCGTATCCAGGGCGGTCAAGCCAAGGGTGGCAAAATTCAGGTGTCCGGCTCGGTTAGCTCACAATATTTGAGCGCGTTGCTATTCCTTACCCCATTATTGGAGAAAGACAGCGAAATCGAAGTGCTGCATGATTTGAAATCCAAAGTGGTCGTCGGGCAGACGCTGGAGGTATTGCAGGAGGCTGGTATTGTCATTCATGCAAGCGATGATTACATGTCTTTCCGTGTACCTGGCCGACAATCCTATCAGCCACGTACGTATACTGTACAGGGGGATTACCCGGGGAGTGCGGCAGTGCTGGCTGCTGCTGCAGTAACAAATTCCGATGTCACCATCCATCGGCTAAAAGAGCAGAGCAAGCAGGGAGAACGTGCTATTGTAGATGTGCTGCGTATGATGGAAGTACCGCTGACGCACGAGAACGATACCGTTGTCGTGAAGGGGAACGGCCGATTGAAGGCCATCGAGTTTGACGGAGATGCCGCAACAGACGCTGTGCTCGCAATGGTAGCTGCGGCTGTATTTGCTGAAGGCACGTCTCGTTTTTATAATGTGGAAAATTTGCGGTACAAGGAATGTGACCGGATCACCGATTATTTGAATGAGCTGAGCAAGGCCGGAGCTCGCGTAGAAGAACGTCAAGCGGAGATTATCGTCCATGGCAGACCGGAGGGTGTCGAAGGAGGCGTTGAAATTAACGCGCACTTTGATCACCGTGTCATTATGGCCTTGACGGTTGTAGGCTTGCGCGCGCAGAAGCCGCTATTGATCAAGGATGCGCATCATGTCGCCAAATCGTATCCACAGTATTTTGACCATTTGACGACGCTTGGTGCTTCGGTCGAATGGGTAAAATAAAAA
This DNA window, taken from Paenibacillus kribbensis, encodes the following:
- a CDS encoding DUF1292 domain-containing protein yields the protein MSDHKHEHGEACNHDHDHEHEEMVLTLTDENGKDVEMVLVETFDVEDHVYALLLERGNPEADGIILRMEEENEEMVLYNIEDEDEWKRVEAAYSELVAQYE
- a CDS encoding aminotransferase class I/II-fold pyridoxal phosphate-dependent enzyme, with product MNQSNTPLFTALKKHAQSNPVQFHIPGHKKGVGADPEFREFMGDNAFSIDMINIAPLDDLHQPSGVIEEAQKLAAEAFGADYTYYSVQGTSGAIITMIMSICLPGDKIIVPRNIHKSIMSAIIFAGAKPVFISPVSDENLGIHHGVTTKSVRRALERHPDAKGVLVINPTYYGVCADLKEIVDLAHSYNVPVLVDEAHGVLIHFHTDLPMSAMEAGADMSATSVHKLGGSLTQSSILNVNTKNGYINPQRVQTIFSMLTTTSTSYILLASLDTSRRNLALNGHEIAQRALDLAEYCRAEVNKIEGLYCFGSEILGTEATYDYDPTKITIHIRHLGLTGYDVENWLRDHYNIEVELSDMYNILCLVTPGDTKEDVEILLKALRELASIHYSTGQQHELIVKIPDIPQLSLIPRDAFYGDTEVVPFKESAGRIIAEFIYVYPPGIPILLPGEVISQDNIDYIVDHVEVGLPVKGPEDRTVHQVKVIVETDAIS
- a CDS encoding MFS transporter, with product MRQIGQEKAPRRLWSPFFAQLWVLVFLVEFMKGSLLVAILPVYMGETLGLSAGIIGLAFSLQYFGDNAFRAPAGWMAERLGYRGTMSTALLFTLVAIITLSVLREPVWLVAACLLLGLGTSPLWPCVMTGTTEMSGPNNSNGAAMGTLEIASMGGTGLGPLVMNFAMSYYGHSYGMVFMILIGCSIVLLLVALMLPGSNKTTATENPERSAAVSSGGTIKQKQQLWKGIKETISTLKTKLNVNPLIYPALFLQSFVIGLISPVLTLYARTDLGISPNLYSVLLIAGGGVTVLALIPCGKLVDRLGTEYFLHIGFLLAGITLFFFSTVRSIPFVFIAVALIGLGYALILPAWNTFLAKLIPESERATVWGFFLTLQGSGMVIGPLVSGVLWDRAGHTAPFIISGVVMLLMFGCHLALARRPRRKTVVKA
- a CDS encoding YktB family protein, producing the protein MTFSGFTAEDFEVFEVPGLEPRMEVLVQQLRPKLEAIGEELAPFLTELCGEPMHVHVAKHARRKVNPPIDTWVAWAANKRGYKALPHFEVGMFASHIFVIFAVIYESPNKITFAQALEANLSDVRSNIPGHFYWSMDHMNPEGTEQQQMDTKEFQTIINKLQQVKKAEIMCGLRIDRNDPLASDGAALLQTVRSTFEYLLPLYRMAFPKE
- the gndA gene encoding NADP-dependent phosphogluconate dehydrogenase; its protein translation is MAKQQIGVIGLAVMGKNLALNIESRGFTVSVFNRSPEKTHDLLKEAEGKKLTGTFSIEEFVNSLESPRKILIMVQAGKATDATIEQLVPHLDKGDIIIDGGNAYFPDTQRRSKELEEKGLRFIGTGVSGGEEGALNGPAIMPGGQESAYKLVEPILTAISAKVNGDPCCTYIGPDGAGHYVKMVHNGIEYGDMQLIGEAYHLLKSVLNVSAEELHEIFTEWNKGELDSYLIEITADIFSKYDPETGKPMVDVILDAAGQKGTGKWTSQSALDLGVPLSMITESVFSRFLSAMKDERIAASKVLSGPTVESFSGDKKEFIENVRKALFASKIVSYAQGFAQMRAASDEYNWDLKYGNIAMIFRGGCIIRSQFLQNIKDAYDRDPALKNLLLDSYFKNVVENYQNAWRQVISVAVSQGIPVPGFSSALAYYDSYRTERLPANLLQAQRDYFGAHTFKRVDKEGVFHHQWF
- a CDS encoding rhodanese-like domain-containing protein, encoding MTQIALIEPSELRARLQAGEQLQLIDVREAEEVAEGMIEGAKHIPLGQLPGRLEEIERTGEIIFICRSGYRSERACEYLQQLGYEGCTNMTGGMLQWLQEQ
- the aroA gene encoding 3-phosphoshikimate 1-carboxyvinyltransferase, translated to MDVIVRPTPSLQGEIGALSSKNYTTRYLLTAALADGKSTIYYPAHSEDSDAMRRCIADLGAVLEEDDEKIVITGFGSHPRSVKELNVGNAGAVLRFLMAIASLCPDVTFVNTYPDSLGKRPHDDLIDALGQLGVKVDHREGKLPIRIQGGQAKGGKIQVSGSVSSQYLSALLFLTPLLEKDSEIEVLHDLKSKVVVGQTLEVLQEAGIVIHASDDYMSFRVPGRQSYQPRTYTVQGDYPGSAAVLAAAAVTNSDVTIHRLKEQSKQGERAIVDVLRMMEVPLTHENDTVVVKGNGRLKAIEFDGDAATDAVLAMVAAAVFAEGTSRFYNVENLRYKECDRITDYLNELSKAGARVEERQAEIIVHGRPEGVEGGVEINAHFDHRVIMALTVVGLRAQKPLLIKDAHHVAKSYPQYFDHLTTLGASVEWVK